A genomic window from Salvelinus namaycush isolate Seneca chromosome 5, SaNama_1.0, whole genome shotgun sequence includes:
- the LOC120047059 gene encoding protocadherin beta-16-like, whose amino-acid sequence MGDWCSTGRRGGWQVLFFILCLCALDSVTGQARYTIPEEQAEGSIVGNIGRDLGLEVKRLVSGKARIITRGTRQYVDLNRDKGILVVKERIDREELCGQTTPCSFSFELIIENPIQLYRVTVEVRDINDNTPSFPKEEISLEISESAVSATRFSLESAVDPDVGVNGIQNYHLKPTDNFQLEVHSLSNGGKYIEMILQHPLDREKQETLSLVLIATDGGEPQRSGTVRIHITVLDANDNAPVCGQPVYKADVKESSPKGTLITTVSANDADKGINGEVTFAMAHVSKEAKELFELNVTTGEIKLVAKVDFEKTNNYQLNVQAKDHWGLADTCKVVIQITDENDNVPTIQLMSFSHSISEDSPLGTTVAVINVEDADSDGNGIVLCSINADIPFKIESSLTDYYTIVTESPLDRETVSEYNVTINVSDEGSPPLSSSKNITVKVSDVNDNPPKFVQPEYSKSIQENNSPGFSIFAVRASDADWGQNARVSYFLDDKQVNGLAVSSFVSVNSENGAIHAARSFDYEQIKSFDFNVTARDGGSPPLSSVVAVRILVQDQNDNAPQVLYPVQTSSSLVAEMVPRSADVGYLVTKVVAVDVDSGQNAWLSYKLQKATDRALFEVGLQNGEIRTIRQVNDKDAVKQRLTVVVEDNGQPSRSATVNVNVAVADSFPEVLSEFTDFTHDKEYNDNLTFYLVLALSVVSFLFITCLVVIISVKIYRWRQSRILYHSNLPVIPYYPPRYADTLGTGTLQHVYNYEVCRTTDSRKSDCQFPRPCSQNVLIMDPSSTGTMQRMQSEKNILDEPASPLEVS is encoded by the coding sequence TGGCAAGTACTGTTTTTCATTCTTTGTCTATGCGCCCTAGATTCCGTGACTGGGCAGGCACGGTATACCATACCCGAGGAGCAGGCAGAGGGGTCGATCGTTGGAAACATTGGTAGAGATTTAGGCTTGGAGGTGAAGAGGCTAGTGTCCGGTAAAGCTCGTATTATAACCAGAGGAACTCGACAGTATGTAGATCTGAACCGAGACAAAGGGATTCTCGTTGTTAAAGAGCGAATCGACCGAGAGGAGCTATGCGGACAGACTACCCCGTGTAGCTTCAGCTTTGAGCTTATTATAGAAAACCCCATTCAGTTATATCGGGTTACAGTCGAGGTTCGCGACATTAACGATAATACACCATCATTTCCAAAGGAAGAAATCAGTTTGGAAATCAGTGAATCTGCGGTGTCAGCTACGCGCTTTTCTCTGGAGAGCGCCGTCGACCCAGACGTCGGTGTCAACGGTATACAAAATTACCATCTCAAACCGACAGATAATTTCCAATTAGAGGTACACAGCCTATCCAACGGTGGTAAATACATCGAGATGATTTTACAACACCCACTCGACAGAGAGAAGCAGGAGACCCTCTCGTTGGTGCTTATAGCTACAGACGGAGGCGAGCCTCAGAGGTCTGGCACTGTCCGCATCCATATTACAGTGCTGGATGCTAACGACAATGCACCCGTGTGTGGCCAACCAGTTTATAAAGCAGACGTTAAAGAGAGCTCTCCGAAGGGGACTTTGATTACCACCGTCAGTGCAAATGATGCAGATAAAGGAATAAACGGAGAAGTAACTTTTGCTATGGCTCATGTCTCCAAAGAAGCTAAAGAACTGTTTGAGCTGAACGTTACCACTGGAGAAATTAAATTGGTAGCTAAAGTAGATTTTGAAAAGACAAACAATTATCAATTAAATGTACAGGCAAAAGACCACTGGGGTCTTGCCGATACTTGTAAAGTAGTTATACAAATCACTGATGAAAACGACAATGTCCCCACAATACAGCTCATGTCATTTTCTCATTCGATTTCCGAGGATTCTCCCCTTGGTACCACTGTAGCTGTTATTAACGTAGAGGATGCAGACTCGGACGGTAACGGTATCGTTCTGTGCTCTATTAATgcagatattccattcaaaatagAGTCGTCGTTAACTGATTATTACACAATAGTCACCGAAAGTCCTTTGGATAGAGAAACGGTGTCTGAGTATAACGTCACTATTAACGTTTCAGATGAAggctctccacctctctccagcAGTAAGAACATAACAGTTAAAGTATCAGATGTCAATGACAACCCACCCAAGTTTGTTCAACCTGAATATAGTAAATCTATTCAGGAAAACAACTCGCCAGGGTTTTCCATATTCGCAGTGAGGGCAAGTGATGCTGATTGGGGCCAAAATGCTCGTGTCTCCTACTTTCTTGATGATAAACAGGTTAACGGGTTGGCTGTGTCCTCTTTCGTCTCGGTAAACTCAGAAAATGGCGCCATCCATGCTGCTAGGTCATTCGATTACGAACAAATCAAGTCGTTTGACTTCAACGTCACTGCACGTGATGGGGGGTCTCCACCTCTCAGTTCAGTGGTGGCTGTTAGAATTTTGGTCCAGGACCAGAACGACAACGCGCCTCAGGTTCTGTACCCTGTCCAGACTAGCAGCTCTCTGGTGGCTGAAATGGTGCCTCGTTCAGCAGATGTGGGCTATCTTGTCACTAAAGTGGTGGCTGTTGATGTGGACTCTGGACAGAATGCCTGGCTCTCGTATAAACTGCAGAAAGCGACAGACAGGGCGCTGTTTGAAGTGGGCTTACAGAATGGAGAAATAAGAACTATACGCCAAGTCAATGATAAAGATGCTGTGAAACAAAGGCTCACTGTTGTAGTGGAGGACAACGGGCAGCCCTCTCGTTCAGCTACAGTCAATGTTAACGTGGCGGTGGCGGACAGCTTCCCTGAAGTGCTCTCGGAGTTCACTGACTTTACGCACGACAAGGAGTACAATGACAACCTGACTTTTTACTTAGTCTTGGCTTTGTCTGTAGTCTCATTTCTGTTCATCACGTGTTTAGTGGTTATTATATCAGTGAAAATATACAGATGGAGACAGTCTCGCATCCTCTATCATTCCAACCTCCCGGTTATTCCGTATTATCCACCGCGTTACGCAGACACTTTGGGGACAGGAACGCTACAGCACGTGTACAATTACGAGGTGTGCAGGACGACTGACTCCAGAAAGAGTGACTGTCAGTTCCCCAGACCCTGTAGTCAGAACGTACTGATAATGGACCCCAGTTCTACAGGGACGATGCAGCGGATGCAGAGTGAAAAGAACATCCTGGATGAACCAGCCTCCCCACTAGAGGTGAGTTAA